In one Neobacillus sp. CF12 genomic region, the following are encoded:
- a CDS encoding shikimate kinase, producing MESILFARGRWKPLSNSSLREKNIVFIGFMGAGKTTIGKLVAKKLYRDFIDIDEEIEKEYNMPIPKIFAEIGEKAFREKEKELIQNLCHYKLKIISVGGGAFLQEEIRKVCLDSSIVFYLDITWDAWKSRLSSIIDSRPVLQGKSIEEIEELFYKRKEIYTNNYHSMIEISNQSMDELAESIVKTIKLSWELHETK from the coding sequence ATGGAATCAATATTATTTGCCCGTGGGAGATGGAAGCCGTTGTCAAACAGTTCACTGAGAGAAAAGAATATCGTATTTATCGGTTTTATGGGTGCAGGAAAAACAACAATTGGGAAGCTAGTAGCTAAAAAACTATATCGAGACTTTATTGATATTGATGAAGAAATTGAAAAAGAGTATAACATGCCAATTCCGAAAATATTCGCTGAAATTGGTGAGAAAGCTTTTAGAGAAAAGGAAAAAGAATTAATTCAGAATCTATGTCACTACAAACTAAAGATTATATCGGTTGGAGGAGGAGCTTTCCTTCAAGAAGAAATTAGGAAGGTATGTCTTGATTCGAGTATTGTATTTTATTTAGATATTACTTGGGATGCTTGGAAGAGTAGGCTAAGTTCAATTATTGACAGTCGTCCTGTGCTGCAAGGGAAGTCAATAGAAGAAATCGAAGAGTTATTTTACAAAAGAAAAGAAATATATACAAATAACTATCACTCAATGATTGAAATTAGCAATCAATCTATGGATGAATTAGCAGAGAGCATTGTAAAAACGATAAAATTATCTTG